GCCGGGGCTCGTTCCACTACTGCTGACGTTCGGCTGTATGTGGCTGTTACGGCGCAAGGTAAATGCGCTGTGGCTGATTATGGGCTTCTTCGCTATTGGTATCTTCGGGTACTGGATCGGTCTGCTCGGCGTGTAATGTTCAATGGCCGGGTGCCAATACGCCCGGCCATTTTTATTCACGGACACAAATAGTTAACGGACAAGGGTAATACGGATGACGATGACGGATATCACTCTGGTGGTGTTAATTGCATTAGCACTGGTTTATGCCATCTACGATGAGTTCATCATGGACAAACGCAAAGGGAAAACACACCTCCTCGTCCCGCTGAAGCGGATTAACCGGCTCGATACGCTGATTTTTATCGGCTTAGTCGGCATTCTTATTTATCAGAATGTGATGAGCAATGGTGCCATTATCACCACCTATCTTTTGATTTCGCTGGCCTTCATGGCGTGCTATCTCGCTTATATTCGCCGCCCCAAACTGGTTTTTAAATCAACCGGGTTCTTTTATGCGAATATATTCATTCCTTATATCAGAATTAAAAATATGAATTTATCTGAGGATGGCGTATTAGTTATCGAACTTGAGAAACGTCGATTATTGATACAGGTTGAACAGCTCGACGATTTAGAGAGAATATATAAATTTATGATTGAAAATCAATGAGATAAGCTTACCTTTAAATTATTTAAAATAACGTTGGCTATACACCTCATGTTTAGATGGTATTTTAACCACAATAACTCTGTCGTTATTTTATACGATGCCTCATTACCAACGAACAAATGAAAATAATTATCAATTGCATTATTAACACGTAAAACTTTTAGTGTTGTTTGCACCATAAATAATATGGTAAGGTTGCGCCGTCATTGGGGAGTAGCCGATTTCTGATTAGTCATTATTCATAGTCACTCGTCAGAAATGCTCGTATCAACATACTCGTTCTATCTCCATATTATCGGGGCATAAACGTGGTGCGGGCGGCCAAGCGTGATTGGCAGGCGAGACCATAGACACGTGGCATCATCATTCGGGTTGGGGATGATCTGCGTGTATATGGTTAATCGTCCAGCCGAGGCTACTTAAAATGAACATGTCAGCAACACTTATCCTAGCATTGGGTATGTCAATGGATGCCTTCGCCGCGTCAATCGGTAAAGGTGCCGTCCTGCATAATCCCCGTTTCCGCGATGCCATTCGTACTGGCCTCATTTTTGGTGTTATCGAAGCTATCACCCCGCTCATCGGCTGGGCACTCGGTTTTTTTGCCAGCCAATATATTCTCGAATGGGATCACTGGGTTGCCTTTACGCTGTTACTGATTCTGGGTGGCCGCATGATCGTTGAGGGGCTCAAGGGTTCTTCGGACTGCCGCTGCGAAAAAGTCAAAAATCATAGTCTGGCACTGCTAGTTTGTACCGCGGTTGCCACCAGCCTGGATGCCATGGCAATTGGCGTCGGTTTAGCTTTTCTTCAGGTCAATATTTTCCATACCGCCATGGTCATTGGCTGTGCCACCATGATTATGGTAACGCTCGGAATGATGATTGGCCGCTATATCGGCCCGATTCTCGGCAAAAAAGCAGAAGTTATGGGCGGGCTGGTTCTGATTGGTATCGGCTGCAATATCCTGTACGAACACCTCGGCTACGCCGCCTGATATACCCGTCATACTTCAGATCAACGGGCAGCCCGACTATCGCGCTGCCCGTTTTTATTCTTCTTGATTACGCAACTACCGCGTCGCTATCAACACGCTGATGCAAGCGGACAATAAAGTCCGTTTCACAACTAAACGCGGTGGCCGCCTGCAGCCGCTCGCTGACGTCTGGCGTTGCCCGCCAGGCAAAAGGCGTCATTTGCAATAGCGCCGCAGCCTCACTCCCAGATAGCGGCATCGGATACGCGAGCGTTTGCTGATCCATAAGCTGAAAGCCTGCGAGCACTTCATCTTTGCTCGGATGTAATAACACCTCATCGTAGACTTCTGCTTTCAGTTGATAAAGATGTCGTGGCCCCGGAGATACCGTCACCACCCAACCGCCAATCTTAACGGTGCGCTGTAATTCCGCGTCATTACACGGCGCATAGATCTTTACCACAGCATCAAGGGATTGGTCCTGAAAAGGCAGCCGCTGGCTGGAGGCGACGCAAAACTCAACGTTGTCATACCGCTTTGCCGCCCGCTGAATCGCCGCCTTGGAAACATCCAGCCCGTATATCGTCATCGTTTTGCGCGATGTAAGACGATGAGCAAACTCTGCGGTGTAATACCCTTCGCCACAGCCGATATCCAGCAGCGCCACAGCGCCATCCGCCACAATACGATCAACGTGCTGCGCAACGGCGTCGCGCAGCGGTTGATAGTGACCAGCGTCCAGAAAGCTGCGCCGCGCCTGCATCATTTCAGCGCTATCGCCAGGCTGTTTTGAACGCTTAAACTGTACTGGCAGCAGATTGACGTACCCTTCTTTCGCACAGTCAAAGCTATGTTTACCACACGTCCATTGCCGCGGGTGTCGCTCCAGAGGTAACTGGCATAGCGGACACTGATAACTCATCGGCACATTTTCCTCATTAACAACGTCTGAATTGCATTATGGGTGTAGATAAAAGTATCACGGGTGCAGATAAAACGCAGACAACAAAAAACCCGCACCATGGCGGGTTTTGCAACAGAGCTGTAAAATTACAGCGCAGTGACGTTTACTGCAGAAGGACCTTTCTGGCCATCCTGAATTTCGAATTCTACGTTCTGGCCTTCAGCCAGAGTTTTGAAGCCGTTGCCTTGAATTGCAGAGAAGTGTACGAATACATCTTTGCTGCCGTCAGCAGGAGTGATGAAACCAAAGCCTTTAGACTCATTGAACCACTTAACCTGACCTTTAATCTTTGCCATTTCAAATATTTCCTTTAATTGTTTAAACCGCCAAAAAGGCGTTATACAGACAAACCAAAGTCGTTACTGCTTGAGGCACTAAGATAAGGATCGGCAGAGAAGCAGCATGCAACGCTAAAGGTTGAACTTAAGTCTTCTTTACTGAAAATGCCATTCATATACAGAACTGTACCTCGTTTTACCCAGAAGCGTTATTACACACTATGTAAACGATGGCAAGGGCTTTTTTATCAGTCGTGGACATGCCGCACAAATTCGCGTCATCCTTGATTCATTAATACACGATAATGCCCGCTGACGCCTATATTCACAGGCGGCATCTAACACAGAACAATAAGCGCATTTCAGATTCTATTATGCAAAAAAATACGCGACAGCTCTCGCATTTTTGGCAAAGAGGCATCAGCAATCATAACAAAAAGCTATAATTGGCGCTCTGCTATGAAAGAATATTGACCATTAACAAAAAAGCGTGCCCAACTACAGTCACGCTTATATCAATGTTTAAAATCGATTGCCATTTTATGCTATCTGTATCTTTTGCATTAATATATTACATAATAGAAATTATTTATAACCTAACATTTCGTCACGTTAGGAATTAACTGCTTTGAACCAGCAGCACTAATAATACCACCAAAAAAGTCAATAAGACTAAACTTGCCAGTTTCCAACGTCGCTCTGATTTTGTGCTCATATCACTTACAGTCCTTTTGTATCCAATAGAGACATCTCTCACATTCTTTATGGTTTATCGGCAGTCGTCGGCATTTTCTTAAGGATGCATCAGATTTATCTCTTCTTTTGGCGTAAATTTCACCATGCGTATCGCGATGTATAGTCGCGCAACAGTTCACTACCGTTACCGTTAGACTTTCGTGGTAACCTTAAGTACGATTCATTAAATTAAAGCAACATTTCTGTTACCAAAGGAGCATGATGCGTTCCTTACCCGCGCAAGCGCGTGCTATGTGCCTGCGAACAGTGACTTATTGTGTCATGAGACCCCCTCCACTATTCATTCTCCGCGC
This genomic interval from Pectobacterium aquaticum contains the following:
- a CDS encoding DUF986 family protein gives rise to the protein MTMTDITLVVLIALALVYAIYDEFIMDKRKGKTHLLVPLKRINRLDTLIFIGLVGILIYQNVMSNGAIITTYLLISLAFMACYLAYIRRPKLVFKSTGFFYANIFIPYIRIKNMNLSEDGVLVIELEKRRLLIQVEQLDDLERIYKFMIENQ
- the mntP gene encoding manganese efflux pump MntP, translated to MNMSATLILALGMSMDAFAASIGKGAVLHNPRFRDAIRTGLIFGVIEAITPLIGWALGFFASQYILEWDHWVAFTLLLILGGRMIVEGLKGSSDCRCEKVKNHSLALLVCTAVATSLDAMAIGVGLAFLQVNIFHTAMVIGCATMIMVTLGMMIGRYIGPILGKKAEVMGGLVLIGIGCNILYEHLGYAA
- a CDS encoding DUF2627 domain-containing protein; the encoded protein is MNGIFSKEDLSSTFSVACCFSADPYLSASSSNDFGLSV
- the rlmA gene encoding 23S rRNA (guanine(745)-N(1))-methyltransferase; the encoded protein is MSYQCPLCQLPLERHPRQWTCGKHSFDCAKEGYVNLLPVQFKRSKQPGDSAEMMQARRSFLDAGHYQPLRDAVAQHVDRIVADGAVALLDIGCGEGYYTAEFAHRLTSRKTMTIYGLDVSKAAIQRAAKRYDNVEFCVASSQRLPFQDQSLDAVVKIYAPCNDAELQRTVKIGGWVVTVSPGPRHLYQLKAEVYDEVLLHPSKDEVLAGFQLMDQQTLAYPMPLSGSEAAALLQMTPFAWRATPDVSERLQAATAFSCETDFIVRLHQRVDSDAVVA
- the cspE gene encoding transcription antiterminator/RNA stability regulator CspE, whose protein sequence is MAKIKGQVKWFNESKGFGFITPADGSKDVFVHFSAIQGNGFKTLAEGQNVEFEIQDGQKGPSAVNVTAL